In one Cercospora beticola chromosome 1, complete sequence genomic region, the following are encoded:
- a CDS encoding uncharacterized protein (BUSCO:EOG092605FC), whose protein sequence is MPTSTGGRSSPASLRSHHVRYSSDSNIALRSTIMEQPEGRPELETYDSSGTNSSGNDGDEYAGNQESHSDSDGISSRHFVAGSGQAYAQDEVTPLTNVSTYGWSQPGSSNVSRTTTRGSVGSAMPGTPAYEGTGTAMTNGTRRPANTRKESSNIYAPNRGPGSSMRYALNTATRPRNGSTHRRRRNPNDEYRAQEKAYVQRIRQDAPDNDFYTEPRTPSLDYSSGSEDDEESPTNANYADHDPAEVDTLLYYGQEDLEPSVEELNIPANRERLEWHAMLANVLTGDVVKQEKKRLIGGPEQQGENTLKTEVWIGVRAKTCGRSIAAQKRLIEDGRSKVKQTIESIVAFEIKGEAEVGQSPMQQVQDVVKKIEKIEGLYPTRQAFEAAHPRAASSAYRDTCDAVIAWNNTTELISTELGILQSWVGNMELDFTTARVRPEGEQHNELFDDSSFIDRILKEDGLKSLQGDKNLLNGVNTVIHKAKATLIANAEAFSDRHLPPYIEELLTLINFPSRLIQEIIRMRLSYAKKMKDAAQQGVMTAEQMILQFQILLQLAVKIKEQYLLIAQPEPGWDLPPCIDDNFDSVVLDALKFYFKMLNWKLMANKNTFKEAEILEQEWDFSNELGRHLDGGDVEVAEQFSSLTSKSMGRLAAHFEKELQRPADEVAGTAEMDKRYKSILDSVRVRQRKIFRFGRILSQRFENATEYNINIDNELYEDFLLALRLSGHFLVETNAESSVPTPGDNEKAGGKVYILASPVLRERPKDIQSMLGTCYHAEDSPEDPSNPYVLILRPELPLAWEGDRMDASHSGKEILKVPQTLDLKTGRLRLVADGSLQRLQNANMAFTTATGNFDLTILVEQRANLPRVNQELAKIRKTAHKLSNTIMDSVAIVRSQVEAAGRKGESQELIQNCFAFATEFGQRSAIHMDAQRRAVNQHKLTKLALDWVSFICDDCVASDRKTFRWAVVALEFAMVMTRGQNILSISDEEYAHLRSKVAGCMSLLISHFDIMGARGTVAAQAEKQRMDAMVGKLRLDIGKLKDDDESSRIVRAQWLDELEKLDQARKDREAERQALGRVLEDSNDADRALTHLSASAGNVHLRWQQGQFVGGGTFGSVYAAINLDSGHLMAVKEIRLQDPKMIPTIVSQIRDEMGVLQVLDHPNVVQYYGIEPHRDKVYIFMEYCSGGSLAGLLEHGRIEDETVVQVYALQLLEGLGYLHEANVVHRDIKPDNILLDHNGVIKFVDFGAAKVIAKQGKTVVADGPGGNGRQRSVQGTPMYMSPEVIKGGNHTGRLGAADIWSLGCVISEMATGSRPWANMDNDFAIMYNIANGNSPQMPTRDQMSDVGLDFLKRCFERDPARRASAAELLQHEWISSIKVQLSLEPGTPQTPSIQSENSYSGGLATPSSSTSTSSRQF, encoded by the coding sequence ATGCCTACCTCGACCGGCGGGCGCTCAAGTCCTGCTTCCCTGCGTTCGCACCACGTTCGCTACTCCAGCGATTCCAACATCGCCCTGCGGAGCACTATCATGGAGCAGCCCGAGGGTCGTCCCGAGCTCGAAACCTACGATTCTTCCGGCACCAATTCTAGTGGCAACGATGGAGATGAGTATGCGGGCAATCAGGAAAGtcacagcgacagcgatggAATTTCCAGCAGGCATTTCGTGGCAGGCAGTGGGCAGGCATATGCACAGGATGAGGTAACGCCTCTCACCAACGTGTCGACATATGGGTGGAGCCAACCAGGGTCGAGTAATGTGTCCCGGACGACCACGCGAGGTTCCGTTGGCTCTGCGATGCCCGGTACGCCAGCCTACGAGGGGACGGGAACGGCAATGACCAATGGGACGAGACGACCTGCGAATACGAGAAAGGAAAGCAGTAATATCTATGCACCGAACAGAGGGCCTGGGAGCTCGATGCGATATGCATTGAACACGGCTACGCGACCACGAAACGGTTCGACGCATCGACGAAGGAGGAATCCGAACGATGAGTATAGAGCGCAAGAGAAGGCATACGTGCAACGAATACGGCAGGACGCGCCTGACAACGATTTCTATACGGAACCTAGAACACCGAGTCTGGACTACAGTTCTGGAagtgaggacgatgaggagagcCCGACCAATGCCAACTACGCAGATCACGACCCGGCCGAAGTTGACACATTGCTCTATTACGGGCAAGAAGACTTGGAGCCATCTGTAGAAGAGTTGAATATACCTGCGAATAGAGAGCGGCTGGAGTGGCATGCAATGTTGGCAAATGTGTTGACGGGAGACGTCGtcaagcaagagaagaaacgTTTGATCGGTGGCCCAGAGCAACAAGGCGAGAACACACTCAAAACCGAAGTCTGGATAGGAGTACGGGCGAAGACATGTGGTCGATCGATCGCTGCTCAGAAACGTTTGATTGAGGATGGCAGGTCAAAGGTCAAGCAAACGATAGAATCGATAGTCGCTTTCGAGATCAAAGGAGAGGCTGAAGTTGGACAATCGCCTATGCAACAAGTCCAGGATGTGGTGAAGAAGATTGAGAAGATCGAAGGCCTGTACCCTACCCGCCAGGCATTCGAGGCTGCTCATCCTCGAGCTGCATCTTCCGCATACCGGGACACATGCGATGCTGTCATTGCATGGAACAATACAACGGAGCTCATCAGCACTGAGCTTGGAATCCTCCAAAGCTGGGTTGGAAACATGGAATTGGACTTCACGACTGCCCGTGTCCGGCCCGAAGGCGAACAGCATAACGAACTATTCGACGACAGCTCATTCATTGATCGTATTCTCAAGGAAGATGGGCTGAAGTCTCTGCAAGGAGACAAGAACCTTCTCAACGGCGTCAACACTGTCATCCACAAGGCCAAGGCCACCTTGATTGCCAACGCTGAAGCCTTCTCCGATCGTCACCTTCCACCATACATTGAGGAGCTGCTCACTCTCATCAACTTCCCGAGTCGACTGATACAAGAGATCATCCGCATGCGGCTTTCATATGCTAAGAAGATGAAAGACGCAGCGCAGCAAGGTGTTATGACCGCCGAGCAAATGATTCTGCAATTTCAGATCCTGCTGCAGTTAGCTGTGAAGATCAAGGAGCAATACTTGCTCATCGCTCAGCCTGAGCCAGGTTGGGATTTGCCGCCTTGCATCGACGACAATTTCGATTCTGTCGTGCTCGATGCTTTGAAGTTTTACTTCAAGATGCTGAACTGGAAGCTTATGGCTAACAAGAACACATTCAAGGAAGCTGAAATTTTGGAGCAAGAGTGGGACTTCTCAAACGAGCTTGGTCGACATCTTGACGGAGGTGATGTGGAAGTTGCCGAGCAGTTCTCCAGCCTGACATCCAAGTCCATGGGTCGTCTAGCAGCGCATTTCGAGAAGGAACTTCAACGGCCTGCAGACGAGGTCGCTGGTACCGCTGAGATGGACAAACGATATAAATCGATCCTGGACTCCGTTCGTGTTCGACAACGAAAGATCTTCCGATTCGGCAGAATTCTGAGCCAGCGCTTCGAGAACGCAACCGAGtacaacatcaacatcgacaacgaGCTGTATGAGGActtccttcttgcccttAGACTATCAGGCCATTTCCTGGTTGAGACGAACGCCGAAAGTTCTGTGCCCACTCCAGGCGATAACGAGAAGGCTGGTGGCAAGGTCTACATACTGGCTAGTCCCGTCCTCAGAGAGAGGCCGAAGGATATCCAAAGCATGCTCGGAACCTGCTACCACGCCGAAGACAGTCCCGAGGATCCTAGCAATCCCTATGTTCTCATACTGCGACCGGAATTACCTCTTGCCTGGGAAGGTGATCGAATGGACGCTTCGCACTCTGGCAAGGAGATCTTGAAAGTACCGCAGACGCTGGACCTCAAGACTGGTCGGCTACGGCTCGTCGCAGATGGCAGTCTGCAGCGACTTCAGAATGCAAACATGGCGTTCACCACTGCCACAGGTAACTTTGACCTGACAATACTTGTCGAGCAACGAGCAAACCTGCCGCGAGTCAACCAAGAACTGGCAAAGATCCGCAAGACTGCGCACAAGCTCTCCAACACGATCATGGACTCCGTCGCCATTGTGCGCTCGCAGGTCGAAGCCGCAGGGAGAAAAGGCGAGAGCCAAGAACTCATCCAAAACTGCTTTGCATTCGCGACAGAGTTCGGTCAGCGTTCCGCCATCCACATGGACGCACAACGACGAGCGGTCAATCAGCACAAGCTTACAAAGCTTGCCTTGGATTGGGTTTCCTTTATCTGCGATGATTGCGTTGCCTCCGACCGCAAGACCTTCCGATGGGCAGTCGTTGCACTAGAGTTCGCCATGGTCATGACAAGAGGGCAAAACATTCTCTCGATCTCAGACGAAGAGTATGCTCATCTGCGATCTAAGGTCGCAGGCTGCATGAGTTTACTCATCTCTCACTTCGACATCATGGGTGCTCGAGGCACTGTTGCCGCTCAAGCAGAAAAGCAAAGGATGGATGCCATGGTAGGCAAGCTGCGTCTCGACATCGGAAAGCTcaaagatgacgatgagTCATCTCGCATAGTACGTGCTCAATGGCTTGACgaactcgagaagcttgATCAGGCCCGCAAAGACCGCGAGGCAGAACGACAGGCTCTCGGACGAGTTCTGGAAGACTCAAATGACGCTGATCGCGCTTTGACACATCTTTCTGCTTCCGCTGGCAACGTGCATTTGCGATGGCAGCAAGGCCAATTCGTTGGTGGCGGTACTTTCGGCAGTGTTTATGCTGCCATCAATCTTGACAGTGGTCACCTGATGGCCGTCAAGGAGATCCGATTGCAGGACCCGAAGATGATTCCAACAATCGTCTCACAGATCCGAGATGAAATGGGTGTCCTGCAAGTCTTGGATCACCCGAACGTTGTGCAATACTACGGTATTGAGCCTCATCGTGACAAGGTCTACATCTTCATGGAATACTGCTCAGGAGGCTCGCTGGCAGGACTTCTCGAGCATGGCCGCATTGAGGATGAGACTGTTGTTCAAGTTTATGCTCTGCAGCTGTTGGAAGGTCTGGGATATCTGCACGAAGCCAACGTCGTGCATCGAGACATCAAACCTGACAACATCCTGCTCGATCACAATGGTGTCATCAAGTTCGTCGATTTCGGCGCGGCAAAGGTTATTGCCAAGCAAGGAAAGACTGTGGTCGCCGATGGGCCTGGCGGCAATGGTCGCCAACGATCCGTACAAGGCACTCCCATGTACATGTCACCGGAAGTCATCAAAGGCGGGAACCATACTGGCCGTCTCGGCGCTGCAGATATTTGGTCCCTGGGCTGTGTCATCAGCGAAATGGCAACTGGCTCGCGCCCATGGGCCAACATGGACAATGACTTCGCCATCATGTACAACATTGCCAACGGCAACTCACCACAGATGCCAACACGAGACCAAATGTCCGACGTCGGCCTCGACTTCCTAAAGCGATGCTTTGAACGAGATCCTGCGAGacgtgcttctgctgctgagcttcTGCAGCATGAATGGATCTCTTCAATCAAGGTTCAACTCAGTCTCGAACCTGGCACGCCGCAGACGCCTTCGATACAGAGTGAGAACTCGTATAGTGGTGGGTTGGCGACGCCTAGCAGTTCTACGTCCACCAGTAGCCGACAATTTTAG
- the FPR2 gene encoding Peptidyl-prolyl cis-trans isomerase fpr2 — translation MKVATVIAALALGVAALDKPLDIEKTHTVECTTKTKVGDKVEMHYRGTLASDGSEFDASYNRNQPLSFTLGKGQVIKGWDEGLQDMCVGDKRKLTIQPEYGYGDRGIGPIPGGATLIFETELVTINGKGAEPAAANDEL, via the exons ATGAAGGTCGCAACCGTAATCGCCGCATTGGCCCTCGGCGTCGCCGCCTTGGACAAACCACTCGACATCGAAAAGACACACACAGTCGAATGCACAACCAAGACCAAAGTCG GCGACAAAGTAGAAATGCACTACCGCGGCACCTTGGCCTCCGACGGCAGCGAATTCGACGCCTCCTACAACCGCAACCAACCCCTCTCATTCACACTGGGCAAAGGCCAAGTGATCAAAGGCTGGGACGAAGGCCTGCAAGATATGTGTGTAGGAGACAAGAGGAAATTGACGATTCAGCCGGAATATGGGTATGGAGATCGGGGAATTGGTCCGATTCCTGGTGGAGCGACGTTGATTTTCGAGACGGAGTTGGTGACGA TCAACGGAAAAGGCGCAGAACCGGCCGCAGCGAACGACGAGCTATGA